CAATCATGTTCAACCTTAGTCAAACATGTATTTCAAAAGGGTCAAGTCTCTACTCCAGCCTTTCCGTCTTTCTTTAAGTCTCCATGATAACCTTGCTCTCCTTCAGTGTGTGACTGCTTTATCTTATTGCTGAAGCTGAATTTTCAACTAGTAACTTGATCATGTGCAGTCTTAGTCAAACATGTTTTTCAAAAAGCGTCATGTCTCTTCTCCAGCCTTTTCATCATTCTTTAAGTCTCCATGGTAACCTTGCTCTCCTTCAGTGTGTGACTGCATTATCTTGTTGCTGAAGCTGAATTTTCAACTAGTAACTTGATCATGTGCAGTCTTAGTCAAACATGTTTTTCAAATATCGTCATGTCTCTTCTCCAGCCTTTTCATCATTCTTTACGTCTCCATGGTAACCTTGCTCTCCTTCAGATTCTGACTGCTTATTCTTGTTGTTTGCAGCAAATTGTTCAACTAATACCTCAATCCTGTTCAATCTTAGTTCTATATGTTTTTCAAAAGCATCGAGTCTCTTCTCCAGTCTTCCCATCATTCTTTCTTCCAATGCTTGTAGTTGGGCAGCCATGGTCTCTTGAAGCATCGCAGCTAATCCTTGGCTACCGGGAACAGACTGCTGATCTTTCTCAGATCTGttgtcaaaacaaaataatgataagATATAGACAAATCAACCAAGATAGAAAATTTCTTGTATAGGGTTATGAAGTCTACAAGTAAGGAGAAGAAATCTGCTTATGTCCTAGAGATAGCTTAAGGGGATTAAAGAGCTGGAATTACTTAGACATGGAATTACTTAGACTTGCTAATAGGATTAAAGGATAGAGCTAGAGATGAGGAGAGGGGTATAGGGCAGTGGGGCGGTGGTTTTATGAGGTGAGGAGCGAAGGTAGTAAGGAGAGACAAGGAAAGGGAGAAGCTGAAGTTGTGTGAGAGGATAGCGGTGATAAGGTTGGAAGGTAGCAAAGGTTGTTGATGAAGGCTGGATGTTTTGtgattgtgaaaggaagcagtgGCATTTTGTGGAGTCCgataataaatgaagaaaagcaTCGAATAACACTGTCCTGAACTTACTACCCCAAACTACGTAACAGATAGTGACAAACAGCAATCTTATCTTTCTGATCATCAAAGGAAAATTTGGGCATATGTTAAGAAAGTCACATTTCATTCgaaatcacaatttattttcaGGCATTAATCTCATCCAGATTATCAATAAGATGCTTAAAACAGGCTAAATACTTTTTCTCTTGTTGGGCTTCCACAGTTGCATTATCTTTTATcttatactgtatgttaataTACTGATATCTATAGCCATTATACTACATGTAAATGCTGAACGTGTAAGAATAAAGTGTAACACCAGTGACTAACATTGGGtaaaatatcatatcataattacaaacaaaaacaaagaaattccATGTAAGCCTCTCCActatttttgtaacattaacGCCACCGATGCTAGTCACAGCTAACTCTTTATATGTTAAATTAGCTTCAAACAAGTTTGCTGGATAGAAACTGTTCAGTTTTGCAATCAACAGTTAAACAACCAGACTGATATGGACAGAAGATTCCTTCCTTCACTTTTGAGCATCTAGATCAAACGAAACATACTTGAGACTACTTCCATTAATTCCTATGGGTCGTGTCTTGCCtagactaaaaaaaaagaagaagtttcTAAAATTTCACATACCCGGAAGCCTCTTTTTCCGCTTTCTCGCTTTCATCCGGTTTGGCGGTCTGCTGTCTTTCGTCACGTCGCATCTGAGAGACATTCTTGCAGATCCCTTGTAAAGATTGATACAGTTGGTTGTTTGCACCGGGAGCATTGCCATGACGACCAGAAGCTGATGCCATCATTTTACTCATAGCCTCTGTCAAAGCATTAGAATCAGCATTGCCACCTTGTGTTTGTGAGCTAAGCCTGGCTAGTTCACCACTCCTGGATAACATTGACAACATTCCTACCATGGGGCTCGCCGAGGTGTCCCGAGAGGCCGATTCTTGCGCTCGCTGCTGTATATCGCTCCACACGGAACTTTGATTCTGAAAAACGGCAAAAAAGTTATTATGAAAGTTTACACTATTGGAGGAAAGTGAAGAACAGATCATTGGTACAAAATAGGCACAGGAGCCACATGTACAtgagaataataaataaatacaatgctAGATATAGCGCTATTCCAAATATGATCATAGCGcttaacaacaaaagaaaacaaaaacacactgTCAGataaatggcagaaaatgaatACTCAGTACAAATACAAAGATGAAAAATGACCCTAGAAAATATGAGTTTTGAGATTTCTTTTGAACCCCCATCTTTTCTTGGCATTTCTTTAGCAAACATTTGTAAGAAAGTTGGACAGTTGAAAACTGAACTTGGCAATACAAGTAACTTATATATGAGgagagcattgtggtcaagtggttaaggcagtggactggtgatctaaggattacaggttcaagccttggccagatcattgcattgtgtccttggccattgcctctcttcacccaggtgtataaatggggacttgccaggtaacttgtaaatatagttgcgtgcgccggtttctggctgcaccctatgggaagtcccccgggggacacgtggttgtggtgcactgtggtatCCCagggagagattgattgaattgcgcacactttggtgtgtaggttagacaagttaccaatgaccaaggctaatagCGCCTTTCAACAATTTCTGTTGACTTAGGAGCTATAtgaatgtcttctgattgattgattgattgactcaACAACACTAAACCAATAGGTAACGTccaatgaggtttttttttccactcaCCTCCTGATACTGTTCGACAGTTTGCATCAGATGTTCGACATTCTCTGGAACGGGTTGTGACATGGTGGAAAGTAACTGGCGAACTTTCACCATGTCAATATGCTTCTTCGGCAGAATTAGCTCGGACTCTTCACTGACCTTGCACACCGTCACAGCCAGTCTCGATACCTTCAGGCAGCGTTTCTCGGCTAAGGATAACAGCTGGCGGAGAAAGAAGCAACAGAATGCATTTACATCATCTGTAGTTAAGCTtacattattttacattattatgGTTTCAAGTATGTCTGATCAGATTTCCTATTTCTTTATCAGACCTTCAATAATCTATAGAGCTGATACATCACAATTCTACTAGACTGTGAAAATACTCCAGGAATGATGCTATTACTAACTGAGGGAAACTTGTCCAGAAATGATGATCACACCACTTAATTACTTGCAAGAGAAGCAGGCCCAAACTTTCTTCATTGGTCAATCTGTGGATGCGACAGAAACAACTCAACCGGCTCTTAAAGAAAACCCTTGTAAGATAacacaattttaatgttttcaacCTTTGATTTGTAATGAGTACCCACTTCTACCTGTACTCTAGCATAGTTACCTGTAGAAGTGCTGCCCCTTTTGGATTTGTACTCACACTTGCAGCATTCACTAGTGCAAAGTCATGTACTCATATTCATGTTTAGGGCCTTGTACCCAAATTGGTACTCATAACAAgggaaattctacttgtacttatactcatgctgttgtactcatactacaaGTCTGCTGAACACACTAGACTGTAGTTATGAGCACATCAATATGACATCTTGGAGCCAAATATGTTTGAgtttttacatattaaaattCTGGTGTACCTTTAAAGAGCAAGAAGGTAGGGACTTCTCCAAAACAAACGTCTTCTTGTAATTTACACCCTGACACTCCTCCTCCTCTGTTAACTTCTCTCCTCTGACAGTACATGTATACTCCCCTCTATTATCATAGATTTCCATGTGTCGTGCATTAGTAACAACCTCCAAGGTTGCGATCTGTATCTCTTTCTCACACTGAAGAGTAACTGTGACCGGTATGAAATCCGTGCCCTCATCTTTGGGTCTAAGTTCGACATCTGAAAATCTCTGGACACTACACGGCTCAAAACTAGGAGAAGATAAGAAAAGATGACTGTAACAGGTAAGTGATACAttagaaatataaaaacaaaattaccatACTGAACATGAATGCACAACAGAGACTTAACCGGTAATACATCAGTGTCAAAAACAGAAATCTAGTAGACTTAGAACTTTTCTATGCACATGACTAATAAACAGGAACAACTTTTGCATCAGGTCAATAAATTGAAACAAAGCTAATCAATACCCATCACCCAATTACTAAGTGCAAAGTCGAATGATTACACAGAATACTTATGCATATTTATAGAGGCTGTACATAGAAAAAGGCCCAGTCTGTTCAGGCATTTAGCATTCAAGTTTCTGTCAGATCACTGGCTTCATTAAGCACAAGGAAATCAAGGGCTTTGTCACCTCGTTCTTCATACTAACGTGAACTGCATGGTTCTACGTTGTCCTCTGTGGGAGAGTTGTGATGGGAAATTTCAATGGATGAGCCTTCAGTAACTGTTTCTTAATTTAAAAGTTATTCACACCATCATGTGGCAATAAGTATCCAGCATTAGTCTAAAACTTACTACAGAGACTGAAACTTGAAAGAGTTTGACAATAACAGAAAAATTTACATACATAGTTCTTTCTTCAAACAAATCTGATGCAGGTCTACAACTCCTTTTCCACTGACCATTACAAGCAACAGTCGGAGATAAATTAGCTGCGGTAGGCTAGGCCCATGTTAGTAATGCTGCAATAGTAATACAATAACACCAAAAGTATGAGTGCTTAGTAACTTTTACTTAGGCCCTACGCCTATATTACGACAGGATTAACTAAACCTACCTATCTTCAGACCGGGCGTTATTATCATCAAACAGTAACGTTATCGCCGAAGAAAGCGAAGACGGTGTGCCTTCAATCCAAGACGACGAAGCTGATACATAATGTGAAGAAATCATCATTTAATAAATGCAAGTCGCTTAACTAAACGGTACCAGTATCACGTTACCGCGGGGCCTTATAATTCAGTGTGAATGTGTTGTTTCATATACTCAACTGTTATTTATTATAGTGAGTACTGTGTGCGCATTCATGAAATAGCCTTGAGTGTGTTGAATTTCTGTGTTTCTGACTCACTGTGTAAAACAAACGCAGTCGAATATTTGGGGGTGCACTTATATATCATGGTTACTACTATCGCAACCTAACGTGGTTAATGAGTTCCCAATGGTTGTTGCATGGCTTGTTGTATTTATGCCATAAGGTTATGTATTGTCCTTTCCAGATACCAAACAAGGGAGCTAACAGGTTCGGCACTTTCAATTTATTAGTAAAACTGTTGCAGCGCATTCTCTTAACCTATAATCTGCAATTTACGTTGCAATTTACGTGCGTTTTGGACAGATTATTTCGTGGTCTGAATTGTTATAAGTGTAAGACGGCCGCGAGTATCAGAACTATATACCTCTCCCTATCAACGGATAGCTAAAAAGGACCAGGCTGTAAAAGTAAGGCCAACCGATTCAATCTTTACTGTAAACCGGATAATAGGGAATCCTTTTTAATCATCAACCTGTTACTATGTGAATTCTTTGCCGGACGGTTAAACAGGTTTCGAAAACATGaagtccccaccccccccccaccccaccaccatcGGCCCGGACTCTTCCACAAGCGTCAATGGGAACAACCACTTAAAAGTTAAAACCCTTAGAAATTGCCTGTTGTGTAGCATTGAGTACATCTGCATGTTTCGGCAGGAAAACATCACTCAGCTTCCCTTGACTACGCTCTAACTATAAAATGTATTTGAATGgaataaataacataactttCTTCTAACATTTTGCCAAAAGGCAAGTCCGCGGCGGATACAGGATTTCTCTGAAGAGTGGGTCCGGGGGACAAGTAGCGGTATCCATCAAAATTTCTACCAAGCTATCTACTAAAGTAATCTACCTTCTACTAAATTAGCGTACGATAATGGAGCGAACCAATTGCCCGCGCCTGAATCCTGTAAGGTCTAATGTGTAGCCTATTATTTGTATGAGCAAGAtcatttttgcaaatttttcatttttagtgCACAAGTCAGAAGATGGGGGCAGGGAGAACCTCCCTAGACCCTTACCTGTAAACATATAACTTGTGTTACTGAGTAGCGAAAATGTCTGTATAGTTTTGTCGATCGCCAATGCAAACTCCGGGATACGTCTTCACATGAAAATGAACCTGTAGGCTGTATATATTCTGATCCCAATCTCTTAAAATATCAAATCTCTGTATTTTATTGTCGAGGAACTGTACATAGTTGCTCATAAATTGATAATGAAGTATCTAGGCATAGACATCATATATAGTATCAATTTGAATGCGGTATGCtttctgtttatttattcaCAGTTTACGTGGGTGTTTTGGCTTTCACTGAAAGGCAAGAATCTATAATGGGCTCATGAAATGCATTATTAACATTAAGCATGGAAAATTGACAGGAAGCCACATAAAGGTGTATGAACCTACGGTTCATAGCGCAGTATATATAGAGCCAATGAATAAATGTTCCGTGATGTAAGCGATAGCTTTTGTACTTACTAGCCTATTATGTAAAGCCAAACACATAGGCTATATATCACGAAGAAATATAACAACCCGCGGAATACATTTCGATATTTCGGAGTACGGTAAGGTACGTAAACATTTTGCTATTTGTCATCGGTAGGATTTTATATTATAAGggtaaataaatcaaatacttGACCGTTATATGCTAGGGTAATGTAGGTATGACTATATATTCGGTAAGTAATTACGAACTCATTTCATACGCAAGCGTGTACGTGCATACGTGTTTATTACAATGTGGTTCGGTGAAATAATCATTGGCAACCTTAAATTTTAATGGTCGGATAATAATTCTCGAGAGTGGGTTATTCAATTATCCCAAAATATCGAcaaatgtttccatttttttatatagaaaaacaACGACAATATTTTCTAGTAAGTAAGTGTAGCCTAGTCTATGCACAGGATTAAAATAGGAGGGAAACACCATTAATATATCATGCCAATGTATTTAATGTTATGCACTTCGATTATACAGAAGAGTTTCTATGCCTACTTCTCGATTCTACGGCTGTGTTGGTTTAAACCATATCTTATAATATCCAATGAACCGTCCCGTCACTGCGTAATcgatgtttgtttgtgtgtggagggggggggggggggttgttctATAAACTCTCTTAACATCCCATGCTCCTAAATAGTGCTTTAATGTAGGCTACTCCGCGATGATAAGGATGCTCTCCTACTACCCCTAAGACAGTCGTGGGGAATTTGAAGaatttgcaccccccccccccaaccccggCGCCTCCCTCTACCTTTGAAATTCTATGAACGCCACTGAAATTAACTTATATACTGAGACAATTACTATAACGAGCAATATATAAGTTAGTGTGCATGTTTGTTTTGATAAACAACATATTTTCTTCCATGAGTTCAaacatctgtaaaataaattaatccAACACACATATCAGTCTGTTGCCGCTTGTAAACGGTAACGGCGAGAGAAATACAGGTGCAAACGCCAGCAGCAACGCCAGCAGCACCTTAATTACTTTAAAGGCTAATTAGTGTACGTCACAGCGAACTAGAATTCTCAGCTCTCTGCCGTGGTCGAGAGGAGGAGGTATAGAAAGGAGGGGTCTACACTAGATGTGCTAAGTTCTAACCgttgaaatatttcacaaaaattgaaaaagactctactatataggcaattacatgCTTCAGTGAGGGCAAACAGCCGAGAAGTACCGTAACTGAATGGGTGACATGGTGGACGACAAACCCTTGTTCAAGGTTAATGATCTGtaaccattatttgactttctagcataattTGAAGATGACTATCAATGATACCTATAATTATGTTAACTTAAAACTTGTGATATATGCGTGGAGTTTCCACAATGCATGGTAGTATGCTTAGTGGGACCGTTGTATAATCGTGTTATATAGGTGTTGCACCTCAATTTATCGTTTCTTTGACTTACACACCAAAATCGTCACTTTCAAGGCCCGTCAAAGAGAAAATACTAGTTTTCAACTGGCATATCATATACCCACTACATGATGGCTGAAGCGTAAGTTGGCAtgtcatggcacttgcaaatttccatatcgtgaccgtttagattttgagctagaagaggagcaattttagcatactgaaccccacCCTTCcgtctgctcgctcggagtaatatcaacatataACCATAGAATGTCTAAattggtttatatcaccttcaatccATATTTTCACAACATCTGTACTTAAAAGTATGCTTTTACATAAAGGCTGAATAGGCAATAATGGTATCTGATAATATTCGCTAATATACAAGCATTATAGACGTTAGGTCATTTTAGCTCTTTTTTTCGGACAATATAACCTTTCGAGCGGATATACACGATCACTCTATGATCTCATTATCCGCTTTCCAAGAATTCCTGCAATCTGGAAGagaacataggcctatatatatatgggcgtGTAATCAATCAGCATTtcttaaaagaaacatttgtaTTGTAATGAATGACTAAAATGTTAAGTAATAATAAACTGAGAATTACATAAGTCATAGATCACTGTGATAATATAACGTAAGATAAATTGGCCATTGgctgacaactttatttatacGTTTGGTTAGATATACTAGTATATCAACGCCAACGttatacagtaggctatatcACCACAAGCACATAGCAGACTATACTAAAATTCTGCTTATGACGCGGTTGACTACAACATTTTATCTTGAATTTATGCAACACATATAATTGCCGCTTGACTGATTTGGCACATGCCATGACATGTGTTCATGTGTTGTTGACGTATATATTTTCGTAAATCAGAAATTCCTCTCTGCGGAGTTGTCGATATATGTTGATCTTTTCACACCGGGAGTTTTTAAACATCTAGGACATGTCGAAAATATTTGTTCATAGAAGTATAAACCATACAGTCtgtaatataatttttattttcataacaatgttttcaattttgatGTTGACGTTAATACTGATATCTTCAATTTCTAAGATGGCGtccaaaattaattttctttcgaAGTAAAGATAAGGAACCGTATCAATAGAGTATAAAAGAAGACATCGGGTTCGGTTAAGTAATAATTCCGAGTTAATGCCGGGAAATCTATACTGTTTCTTACAAGTAAGGGCCGAATAAATGGACAATCAAACCCGGAATAGCCTATCCCAATTGTTTACACAAGTTAGATGTACCTTATGCAGGGGCCCCGCACCCGCGTATACGTCTAGGGGGATTTATACGGTCTGTTAGCTTCTTCAGATTATAAGCAAGTACcggtacaccccccccccccccaccctcccttccccctcactGACCGACAGATGATAAATGCTTAGTTTTCGCCTCTGATATTATATGTTATGTCGAACAAAAGGTATTTTTGATATGGCGTAAACAGATAATTGAAGGCAGAAAGAACGGCTTCACTTTCCGTCAGAAGTCATGTATTTTTAGCTCCTGTGACTTATAGCAGATCTCTGGTAGAAAAACTATCAACAAACAAACAGCTGTGCGCTCACTTTTGTGTGTAAAACGTCTGTATGAGACAGTGCCATGCTGGTTAAAGTGTCTTAATATAGATCGTATAGCAGCAATGCACGTTATACATGATAAAGCGTACGGATTGCGCATATATGCTATTCTAGTATATATACGATATTTAAAACCTGACGTCCGAGCATGGTAACCTACAGACTAGAGATGTTTTTCAGTAATATCAAGAGACTCACACCAACGTAGCCAGAACTCTGATAAGCTTGGCTGACGGTGTATCCCAGAAGTACTGTTACTATAGGTAAGACCATGAGCCTGCCGAATTCAGCCGAACTACCGGTATTTTATAGTAGGATATTCTACTCAGTCGAAACATAAGATGTATGCCAATGGTTATCACAGCATTATGTAAATGAATACATTGCAAGTGATATTTATGACGATAAACCATAACTAGACCCCTTTACTAGACTTTTTACACTTTATCAGGGAAGAACTGACCTCTCCATGCGTCTAGACCTAATGGTAACCCTATTTATAGTCACGATATGCCTTTTGACGTCTGAACTTAAAATGTTGTCATGTGGAAAACCTCATGCACCCTCGCTACAGGGGTGTCGTTTTCAACGGCCCCATCAGGCACACCGTCTCATTCATCAAATCATGTCCCTGCATGCCATAAAAGTTCCTGCCCCTACATAAATCAGTCGCGGATTTAACAATCTCCTCCCATCGTTGAAAATCACTGCTTCGCTGATGAGATTTATTGGACTTAAAACAACTGAATATGCTTTCACTGTCTACCTTAGTATGTTTCCTTTCATAGTCGAGTATGGGAGACTATATCAGATTGGGCAAAATTCATCGCATGGTAGAGCTTCAACACACATTTCGACCATTTCCATGTTTCGCGATTCCAAGTATCCCACAGGGCCATATATATTTTCGGTTTCACCATGGTAACATTACTAATTTCtctatattttaatatttctatatgAAGACATGTACCTTGACAAACGTAAAACACCTATACATTACCATCTTGGTACTTGTTTGATCCAATTTCCGCGTACTCCCTTTCTGCCAACCTTGAATCATTACGCGTTTAACGATTTACCACAGACGGACGTCGTCATTAAAGGAGTGAAAAGAACCTAAACAAGGGTTGAGATGGTCAAGGTCGGACGCATTTCACAGTCTGAAAGAGCGCCACCTTAATGCTTCTGCAGCGCATCAATGAGCATTTCCGATGGTACGTTGCTTGTCAGTGAATAAAAATGTCTTACTACAATTAATTTCTCCATTGACACCATTGATATCACAACATATTCAgcttttgccaccatgaccgtttagattttgagctagaagagctcaaagtttagcatagtgctccccaacccatctgccagctCTCGCTGCAGAACATTCTTTTTTTCAGccaggattttctaaaatgcctcaatcctccagatttttagaTCATCCCAGTAATTAATTGCATCCTCAGCAACATTCAGgcatgaagaagaagaagaatgatgACTCAGAAAAATGCCCCCCTAAAAATCACTATAGTAGGACAATTTTGGACtattttccgacaatggttaaccttttaGGAGGACGCGTGCATGCACTACTCAAATTGTGGTACGGTacctatatatgcatatatgacGAAGAGGTGTTTTAACAAAATCAGCAGTAGTCAATATTGGCTAGACATTtcagaaaaaggaaagaaaaaaaatttaaaaataga
Above is a genomic segment from Apostichopus japonicus isolate 1M-3 chromosome 5, ASM3797524v1, whole genome shotgun sequence containing:
- the LOC139967941 gene encoding uncharacterized protein — protein: MMISSHYVSASSSWIEGTPSSLSSAITLLFDDNNARSEDSFEPCSVQRFSDVELRPKDEGTDFIPVTVTLQCEKEIQIATLEVVTNARHMEIYDNRGEYTCTVRGEKLTEEEECQGVNYKKTFVLEKSLPSCSLKLLSLAEKRCLKVSRLAVTVCKVSEESELILPKKHIDMVKVRQLLSTMSQPVPENVEHLMQTVEQYQENQSSVWSDIQQRAQESASRDTSASPMVGMLSMLSRSGELARLSSQTQGGNADSNALTEAMSKMMASASGRHGNAPGANNQLYQSLQGICKNVSQMRRDERQQTAKPDESEKAEKEASGSEKDQQSVPGSQGLAAMLQETMAAQLQALEERMMGRLEKRLDAFEKHIELRLNRIEVLVEQFAANNKNKQSESEGEQGYHGDVKNDEKAGEET